In Alkalihalobacillus sp. TS-13, the following are encoded in one genomic region:
- a CDS encoding ABC transporter ATP-binding protein: MQTLVEVQNLSTSFQDGRSIKKAIEGVTFNVYEGETLGIVGESGSGKTTLGRTIIRLLAPDYGSIKFAGVDLTRLTGKKLRGMRKDFQMIFQNPYESLSPRLKVGDILEEPLVIQKMFSQGERTQRAFQMLENVGLPKSSYHKTIHEFSGGQRQRIAIARALILNPKLIIADEPVSALDVSVQAQILNLLKDLQKEFNLTSIFISHDLSVVHHMSDRVGILNGGHMLEMSGKEEIYRNPVHPYTKSLLSSIPRNDPTQRDVIQEKIIVPPASPHPPHLINIGKEHYVASNVIEIKNFEVSTVN; encoded by the coding sequence ATGCAAACATTAGTTGAAGTCCAAAATCTTTCTACTTCGTTTCAAGATGGCAGAAGTATAAAAAAGGCGATTGAAGGGGTCACCTTCAATGTATACGAAGGTGAGACATTAGGTATCGTAGGAGAATCAGGGTCTGGAAAAACGACGCTTGGAAGAACGATTATTCGGCTCTTGGCTCCTGACTATGGTTCTATCAAGTTTGCTGGAGTCGATCTGACGAGATTAACCGGTAAAAAATTGAGGGGGATGAGAAAGGATTTCCAGATGATCTTTCAAAATCCCTATGAATCTCTTAGTCCCCGGTTGAAAGTAGGGGACATTCTCGAAGAACCACTTGTTATACAGAAGATGTTTTCACAGGGGGAAAGAACGCAGAGAGCTTTTCAGATGCTTGAAAATGTAGGGCTTCCCAAAAGCTCCTATCATAAAACAATCCATGAGTTCTCAGGAGGTCAAAGACAACGGATAGCAATCGCCCGTGCACTGATATTGAATCCTAAACTGATCATTGCTGATGAGCCTGTTTCAGCATTAGACGTATCTGTGCAGGCACAAATATTGAATCTATTAAAGGATCTGCAGAAAGAATTCAATCTGACATCCATTTTCATTTCACATGATTTAAGTGTTGTGCACCATATGAGCGATCGGGTTGGTATATTGAATGGAGGACATATGTTGGAAATGTCCGGTAAAGAGGAAATTTACAGGAATCCTGTCCATCCCTATACAAAGTCTCTACTCTCATCCATTCCAAGAAACGATCCGACTCAACGGGATGTGATCCAGGAGAAAATCATCGTCCCTCCAGCTTCACCACATCCCCCGCATCTGATCAATATCGGCAAGGAGCATTATGTTGCTTCAAATGTCATTGAAATCAAGAATTTTGAAGTCAGCACTGTAAACTAG
- a CDS encoding ABC transporter ATP-binding protein: MKLLEVQNLSVGFGSEKDEFVAIDDVSFSIDKGETVALIGESGSGKSVTSLSILGLLPANGGIRNGRIFYNDKDLLVLPDKELQKIRGREISLIFQDASVSLNPSIKVGRQITDGLVYHRLMNRKELKREALRLLTEVGFHNPTEVFDQYPGQLSGGMKQRALIAMAISCKPQLIIADEPTTALDVTIQKQILDLMNEYKKTTATSLLLITHDFGLVAEYADRVLVMFGGKIVESADVFTLFKNPIHPYTKGLMESIPKIEEPKEHLQTIKDAVSLQAGYGGRKFAPETFSADEMVYHSPSTLIEVEPGHYVRFFDEGSEVLKACKH; the protein is encoded by the coding sequence ATGAAGCTTTTGGAAGTCCAAAATTTGAGCGTCGGATTTGGCTCTGAAAAGGATGAATTCGTCGCAATCGATGATGTCAGCTTTTCAATCGATAAAGGTGAAACGGTTGCGCTAATCGGAGAATCTGGATCCGGAAAAAGTGTGACCTCCCTCTCTATCCTGGGGCTTTTACCTGCTAATGGAGGTATTCGTAATGGACGTATTTTCTATAATGACAAAGACTTATTAGTACTGCCAGATAAAGAATTACAAAAAATACGAGGGAGAGAGATCTCGTTGATTTTCCAGGATGCTTCTGTATCATTGAATCCCTCCATAAAAGTCGGTAGACAGATTACAGATGGTCTCGTTTATCATCGGCTGATGAATCGTAAAGAACTTAAACGGGAGGCGCTGCGTTTATTGACGGAAGTAGGCTTCCACAACCCGACAGAAGTGTTCGATCAATACCCTGGTCAGCTTTCCGGCGGAATGAAACAGCGTGCTCTCATTGCAATGGCGATTTCATGCAAGCCACAGCTGATTATTGCGGATGAACCCACAACTGCACTTGATGTCACGATACAAAAACAAATTCTTGACTTGATGAACGAGTATAAGAAAACGACTGCTACCTCTCTCCTCCTGATCACTCATGATTTCGGGCTAGTGGCAGAATATGCGGATCGGGTATTGGTGATGTTCGGGGGTAAAATCGTCGAATCGGCAGATGTATTCACGCTTTTTAAAAATCCCATTCATCCCTATACGAAGGGATTGATGGAGAGTATCCCGAAAATCGAAGAGCCTAAGGAGCATTTACAGACGATAAAGGATGCCGTCAGTTTGCAAGCTGGTTATGGAGGACGAAAATTTGCTCCGGAAACGTTTTCGGCTGATGAAATGGTGTATCATTCACCTTCAACCTTGATTGAAGTTGAACCTGGTCACTATGTAAGGTTTTTTGATGAAGGATCTGAGGTGTTGAAGGCATGCAAACATTAG
- a CDS encoding ABC transporter permease subunit, translating into MNKVIWKQPQFLIGAFIVLSLLVLSLVYPLFSDPPEEVKYLYKDGKLVDVAPFSPSQVPPFGTDRFGRNLLSLVISGAKYTLLITIAIALIRVIIAGVLAIFYHQYNKKLRPIFEDIIESTLFVPASILGYLLMAPLAVKQAQEGISFFEIVLIQSIILILIGVPPLISVFSKDMAMITRKEHIVSTLSLGAKHRYVYVKHVLPEMASRFLLVIAQQIIQVMILLAHLGVLLIFLGGVKTILDGDLLSTHEVFVSLSGEWSGLIGNNFQEIVHSPHVVLIPLAFFSLTIFSMNLIINGMQNAMKHGERGRGI; encoded by the coding sequence AAACAACCACAGTTTTTGATTGGCGCTTTCATCGTATTGTCATTGCTAGTGTTGAGTCTTGTATATCCGTTATTTTCTGACCCTCCAGAGGAAGTCAAATATCTCTATAAAGATGGAAAGCTGGTTGATGTTGCTCCTTTTTCGCCATCACAGGTCCCTCCGTTCGGAACGGATCGATTCGGCAGGAACTTGCTGAGCCTGGTAATCAGTGGTGCCAAGTATACACTGTTGATCACGATTGCGATTGCTTTAATACGGGTTATCATCGCTGGTGTGCTGGCGATTTTTTACCATCAATACAATAAAAAACTACGTCCTATATTTGAAGATATCATCGAATCCACCCTTTTTGTTCCAGCTTCAATATTAGGGTATTTGCTAATGGCTCCATTAGCGGTAAAACAAGCGCAGGAAGGGATCAGTTTCTTTGAAATCGTATTGATCCAGAGCATCATATTGATCTTGATCGGGGTTCCGCCTCTCATATCGGTTTTTTCAAAGGATATGGCAATGATCACAAGGAAGGAACACATTGTCAGCACTTTATCGCTTGGTGCGAAGCATCGATATGTATATGTCAAGCACGTACTGCCAGAGATGGCCAGCCGCTTCTTATTAGTAATAGCCCAACAAATTATTCAGGTAATGATCCTGCTTGCTCATCTTGGAGTTTTATTGATTTTCCTTGGAGGGGTCAAAACGATCCTGGATGGGGATTTATTAAGCACACACGAGGTATTTGTCTCGCTGTCTGGAGAATGGTCAGGTCTTATCGGCAATAATTTTCAAGAAATCGTACATAGCCCACATGTCGTCCTTATACCTTTAGCTTTCTTTTCATTGACGATTTTTTCAATGAACTTGATCATAAATGGCATGCAGAATGCTATGAAACACGGAGAAAGGGGGAGGGGAATATGA